The Symphalangus syndactylus isolate Jambi chromosome 23, NHGRI_mSymSyn1-v2.1_pri, whole genome shotgun sequence genome has a window encoding:
- the LOC129473817 gene encoding patr class I histocompatibility antigen, CH28 alpha chain isoform X12 → MAPRTLLLLLSGALAVTETWAGSHSLRYFSTAVSRPGRGEPRYIAVEYVDDTQFLRFDSDAAIPRMEPRAQWVEQEGPQYWERTTGYAKANAQTDRVALRNLLRRYNQSEAGSHTLQGMNGCDMGPDGRLLRGYHQHAYDGRDYISLNEDLRSWTAADTVAQITQRFYEAEEYAEEFRTYLEGECLELLRRYLEKGKETLQRADPPKAHVARHPISDHEATLRCWALGFYPAEITLTWQRDGEEQTQDTELVETRPAGDGTFQKWAAVVVPSGEEQRYTCHVQHEGLPEPLTLRWEQSPQPTIPIAGIVAGLVVLGAVVTGAVVAAVMWRKKSSDRNRGSYSQAASKTKEADP, encoded by the exons ATGGCGCCCCGAACCCTCCTCCTGCTGCTCTCAGGGGCCCTGGCCGTGACCGAGACCTGGGCGG GCTCCCACTCCTTGAGGTATTTCAGCACCGCTGTGTCGCGGCCCGGCCGCGGGGAGCCCCGGTACATCGCCGTGGAGTACGTGGACGACACGCAGTTCCTGCGGTTCGACAGCGATGCCGCGATTCCGAGGATGGAGCCGCGGGCGCAGTGGGTGGAGCAAGAGGGGCCGCAGTACTGGGAGCGGACCACAGGGTACGCCAAGGCCAACGCACAGACTGACCGAGTGGCCCTGAGGAACCTGCTCCGCCGCTACAACCAGAGCGAGGCGG GGTCTCACACCCTCCAGGGAATGAATGGCTGCGACATGGGGCCCGACGGACGCCTCCTCCGCGGGTATCACCAGCACGCGTACGACGGCAGGGATTACATCTCCCTGAACGAGGACCTGCGCTCCTGGACCGCGGCGGACACCGTGGCTCAGATCACCCAGCGCTTCTATGAGGCAGAGGAATATGCAGAGGAGTTCAGGACCTACCTGGAGGGCGAGTGTCTGGAGTTGCTCCGCAGATAcctggagaaggggaaggagacgCTACAGCGCGCAG ATCCTCCAAAAGCACACGTTGCCCGCCACCCCATCTCCGACCATGAGGCCACCCTGaggtgctgggccctgggcttCTACCCTGCGGAGATCACACTGACCTGGCAGCGGGATGGGGAGGAACAGACCCAGGACACAGAGCTTGTGGAGACAAGGCCTGCAGGGGATGGAACCTTCCAGAAGTGGGCCGCTGTGGTGGTGCCTTCTGGAGAGGAACAGAGATACACATGCCATGTGCAGCACGAGGGGCTGCCCGAGCCCCTCACTCTGAGATGGG aGCAGTCTCCCCAGCCCACCATCCCCATCGCGGGCATCGTTGCTGGCCTTGTTGTCCTTGGAGCTGTAGTCACTGGAGCTGTGGTCGCTGCTGTGATGTGGAGGAAGAAGAGCTCAG ATAGAAACAGAGGGAGCTACTCTCAGGCTGCAAGCAAGACGAAGGAGGCTGATCCCTGA
- the LOC129473817 gene encoding patr class I histocompatibility antigen, CH28 alpha chain isoform X11 yields the protein MAPRTLLLLLSGALAVTETWAGSHSLRYFSTAVSRPGRGEPRYIAVEYVDDTQFLRFDSDAAIPRMEPRAQWVEQEGPQYWERTTGYAKANAQTDRVALRNLLRRYNQSEAGSHTLQGMNGCDMGPDGRLLRGYHQHAYDGRDYISLNEDLRSWTAADTVAQITQRFYEAEEYAEEFRTYLEGECLELLRRYLEKGKETLQRADPPKAHVARHPISDHEATLRCWALGFYPAEITLTWQRDGEEQTQDTELVETRPAGDGTFQKWAAVVVPSGEEQRYTCHVQHEGLPEPLTLRWEQSPQPTIPIAGIVAGLVVLGAVVTGAVVAAVMWRKKSSYTFLETSLGSKTRGLL from the exons ATGGCGCCCCGAACCCTCCTCCTGCTGCTCTCAGGGGCCCTGGCCGTGACCGAGACCTGGGCGG GCTCCCACTCCTTGAGGTATTTCAGCACCGCTGTGTCGCGGCCCGGCCGCGGGGAGCCCCGGTACATCGCCGTGGAGTACGTGGACGACACGCAGTTCCTGCGGTTCGACAGCGATGCCGCGATTCCGAGGATGGAGCCGCGGGCGCAGTGGGTGGAGCAAGAGGGGCCGCAGTACTGGGAGCGGACCACAGGGTACGCCAAGGCCAACGCACAGACTGACCGAGTGGCCCTGAGGAACCTGCTCCGCCGCTACAACCAGAGCGAGGCGG GGTCTCACACCCTCCAGGGAATGAATGGCTGCGACATGGGGCCCGACGGACGCCTCCTCCGCGGGTATCACCAGCACGCGTACGACGGCAGGGATTACATCTCCCTGAACGAGGACCTGCGCTCCTGGACCGCGGCGGACACCGTGGCTCAGATCACCCAGCGCTTCTATGAGGCAGAGGAATATGCAGAGGAGTTCAGGACCTACCTGGAGGGCGAGTGTCTGGAGTTGCTCCGCAGATAcctggagaaggggaaggagacgCTACAGCGCGCAG ATCCTCCAAAAGCACACGTTGCCCGCCACCCCATCTCCGACCATGAGGCCACCCTGaggtgctgggccctgggcttCTACCCTGCGGAGATCACACTGACCTGGCAGCGGGATGGGGAGGAACAGACCCAGGACACAGAGCTTGTGGAGACAAGGCCTGCAGGGGATGGAACCTTCCAGAAGTGGGCCGCTGTGGTGGTGCCTTCTGGAGAGGAACAGAGATACACATGCCATGTGCAGCACGAGGGGCTGCCCGAGCCCCTCACTCTGAGATGGG aGCAGTCTCCCCAGCCCACCATCCCCATCGCGGGCATCGTTGCTGGCCTTGTTGTCCTTGGAGCTGTAGTCACTGGAGCTGTGGTCGCTGCTGTGATGTGGAGGAAGAAGA GCAGTTACACTTTTCTGGAAACTTCTCTGGGATCAAAGACTAGAGGGTTGCTCTAG